Sequence from the Candidatus Aminicenantes bacterium genome:
TTTTGCTGCCCAATGACCCGGACAACTATTACAAGAAGCATGATATCCTGTCCGCAGAATGGCAGCTGGAATTATGCAAGGCCAAGATCATCATCGGCAATTTTCACCAAATGAAACCCAGGGAGCGGATCGCTGCCGGGAAACTGACCAGACAAATCCTGGTCAGGGATGAAGTCAGCCCTTTTACGGAAACTCCCGAACAGATGGTTAGGCGAGTTTGCCGGGGACTTGGAAACAAGCGAAACATTGTGGTCATCAACGATGAAGCTCATCACTGCTACCGTCGCAAACCCGATGATGAAGATGGGGAAAAACTTAAAGGTGACGAACGCAAAGAGGCTGAGAAGCGTGATGAAGAAGCCCGGATTTGGATATCGGGCCTTGAAGCCATCAAGGCAAAAACAGGCATCCGCGCAATTTTTGATCTCTCGGCAACGCCCTTCTTTCTGCGTGGTTCAGGCTTTTCAGAAGGCACTCTCTTTCCTTGGGTTGTCTCCGACTTTTCTCTGATTGACGCCATCGAATCGGGGATTGTGAAAGTACCGCGAGTTCCGGTTGCTGACGATGCCATGTCCGGCGAAATGCCTACCTACCGAAATCTCTGGATTCGCATCCGTGATGATCTGCCCAAAAAAGGCCGCAGAGCAGGTGAATACCAAAGCGAACCAAAATTGCCGGCTGAATTGGAAGGTGCCCTGCACAGCCTCTACAGCAATTATGAAAAGTATTACAAGCTCTGGCAAAACAATGTCGAGGCTCGCGAGAAAGGGCAAACCCCACCGGTTTTTATCGTTGTCTGTAACAACACCAATGTATCTAAAATGGTTTATGATTATATCGCTGGATATGAAAAACCGTTTTCCAAAGATACATTCGGAGTTGTTCCCGGTGCGCTGAAAATATTCAGTAATGAGGAAAACAGCGGCTGGACCTCCCGTCCCAACACGATTCTCATTGACAGCGAACAGCTTGAAACGGAAGGGGCGATGAGTGCCGAGTTTAAAAAGATCGCCGCCATAGAAATCGAGGAATTCAAGGGTGAATATAAAACAAGGTTCCCCGACCGCGATGCCGATAACCTGACCGACGAAGATATCCTGCGCGAAGTCATGAATACGGTCGGCAAGCCGGGAAAACTTGGCGAGAACGTCAAATGTGTGGTTTCGGTTTCCATGTTGACCGAAGGCTGGGATGCCAACACGGTCACTCATATTTTAGGCGTAAGGGCGTTTGGAACCCAGCTCCTTTGCGAGCAGGTCGTGGGCCGTGGCCTGCGCCGCCGCAGCTATGCAGTCAACCCTGATGGCATGTTCTCCCCCGAATATGCCGAAGTATATGGGGTACCTTTTTCCTTCATTCCCTGCAGCGGTTCCTCTGTTGATCCCAAGCCCGGTCCCATTCCTACCCGGGTGCGGGCGCTCGATGAACGACTTGACCGAATGATCCGTTTCCCGCGTGTGATCGGCTACAAGTATGATCTGCCGCTTGAAAAATGGACGGCCAAATTTACAACCGATTCTCATATGGCTCTCTCGGCTCAGGATTTGCCTACAAAAGTTGAAGTTGACCCTATTGTCGGCGAAAAAAGCTTGCATACTCTCGACGACTTGAAAAAAAGGCGTGAAAACGAGGTCGCATTTTGTATCAGCAAACGTTTTATTGATAAATATTGCAAAGAAAATGGATTGGAAATCCCCTGGGTATTTCCCAAAATCCTTCCTATCGTCAAGCAGTGGCTGAAAGAATGCCTTTATTGCAAGGACAACACTTTTCCGCAAATGTTGCTGCTCGCCACCTTTTCACACAATGCCGCCGATAAAATCCACAATGCCATTGTACGTTCCACTGAAGGAGAAAACCGCCTGAAACCTTTGCTGCGGGCGTACGATCCTGAAGGCTCCACCCGCTATGTAGATTTCGACACGATCCGTCCTGTCTTCTCTACCCGGGCCGACAAATGCCACATATCCCACGTTGTGGCCGATACCGAAACCTGGGAACAGAAAATGGCCCAGTCCCTGGAAGACATGGATGAAGTCATTAGCTACGTGAAAAACCAGAATCTCGGTTTTACTATTCCTTATATTCTGAACGGCGAAGAGAAGTTGTATTTCCCTGATTTCATCGTCCGTATAAATGATGGCCATGGCCAGGGCGATCTGCTGAATCTGATCATTGAAGTCACCGGTGAGCGAAAAAAAGAAAAAGTCATTAAGGTAGAAGCGGCAAAAACACTCTGGGTACCGGCGATCAACAACCATGGCGGCTTCGGCCGTTGGGCTTTCCTGGAAATTGCTGACCCGTGGGATGCGAAGAATGATATTAGAAGGTATATAAATTCAATTGAGGAAATCGTATGAAAGAATTATTCTCAGAAAAAGAGGTAAGGGCTCTTCTTAATAAAAATGAAGGCCAATTCTTGGAATTCAAGTCCTTATGGGATCTGGAAAAAAATAACAAGAAAGCAATCGATAGGCGAACAGTTCGGGACTGGATCGCCGAATACGTTGCAGCCTTTGCGAACGCCGACGGCGGCATCCTTATTCTGGGTGCTGATGATGACGGCAAACCGACCGGTCATGACTATCCTGATGATGCTGTGCAGGAATTTTTGAATGTGACAGAAAGAAGACTCCGACCTTCGATAAGGACAAATGCTCAACAGGTATCCATCGATGGTCAGTCTTTGATCTTCTTTCAAGTTGACATTCATCCTGAAGCAGTCATGGTAGAAGGCAATGGGTTCCCTTACCGCATGAATGATCAGATCGTAAGGGAGCCTCAGGAAGTTATTAACGAACGAAAACAAGCTTATCGACGTGTCGGATATGAACACCGTGTCTTCCCTGAAGCCAATCTAAACGATCTGGATTTGGACTTGGCACGTTCATTTTTTTCTAAAAGTGCTCTTGCTGATAGGCCCATTGAGAATATATTGACTACTTATGGATTGATTCATTCAAAAGCAACCAATTGGGCAGTAACGAATGCCGCATTGTTGCTATTTGGAAAACTACCTATCAATCGTTGGCACCCAAGATCCGGGATTCGTTTTTTTCGAGTAGATGGGAAAAATCGTGAATTCGGTGCTCAACGCAATGTTCAACAACTTGCCCGCCTCGAATTGCCTTTAGCATCTCTTATTCCAGAAGCCTATCGGTCGGCTTCAACGTACATCCGCAAATCGGAGAAGCTTCGTAACTTATTCTTCAAGGAAATGCCAGAGTATCCGACGTTTGCTTGGCAGGAAGCTCTCATCAATGCTGTAGCCCATCGCGATTATAATGATATGGGTCGGGAAATTGAGGTTTGGTTTTTTGACGATCGAATGGAAGTTTCAAGCCCTGGAGATCTCGTTTTGCCCGTCACACTTGCCCGTTTGCGGCGACGCAGTCGGATTCATGCCAGCCGCAATCCACTGATTGTCCGAGTGCTGGTAGATGCTGGCATTATGAGGGAAGAAGGAGAGGGCATCCCTCGGATGTATGAGGAAATGGAAGAGTCTTTTTTAAAACATCCCCAATTCGCGTTGGATGGTTCTACTTTCTTTGTAACCCTGCGGAATCAGCCAATCTACGAAGGTCCGGGAGTGGAATGGAAAAGCCTGGTTGAAAAACTCGGTCTTCCGACAAATCAGAAGCGCGTACTTCTTGCACATCCGAACGGTTTTTCGAATGAAGATTATCGTAATCTGACCAGGTTGGACCGCGATCACGCCTATCGTGAAATCCAGGAATTAATAACTGCGGGCGTCTTGGTTTCATCGGG
This genomic interval carries:
- a CDS encoding putative DNA binding domain-containing protein; protein product: MKELFSEKEVRALLNKNEGQFLEFKSLWDLEKNNKKAIDRRTVRDWIAEYVAAFANADGGILILGADDDGKPTGHDYPDDAVQEFLNVTERRLRPSIRTNAQQVSIDGQSLIFFQVDIHPEAVMVEGNGFPYRMNDQIVREPQEVINERKQAYRRVGYEHRVFPEANLNDLDLDLARSFFSKSALADRPIENILTTYGLIHSKATNWAVTNAALLLFGKLPINRWHPRSGIRFFRVDGKNREFGAQRNVQQLARLELPLASLIPEAYRSASTYIRKSEKLRNLFFKEMPEYPTFAWQEALINAVAHRDYNDMGREIEVWFFDDRMEVSSPGDLVLPVTLARLRRRSRIHASRNPLIVRVLVDAGIMREEGEGIPRMYEEMEESFLKHPQFALDGSTFFVTLRNQPIYEGPGVEWKSLVEKLGLPTNQKRVLLAHPNGFSNEDYRNLTRLDRDHAYREIQELITAGVLVSSGSSGRGATYAPSPNLMQTRAWLEKRIPKLKAYFKVNQELDNTEYRRLFKMTRSAATRELKRLIEEGFLKLVGSKRGSRYTPGIILGKSLDK
- a CDS encoding restriction endonuclease subunit R; the protein is LLPNDPDNYYKKHDILSAEWQLELCKAKIIIGNFHQMKPRERIAAGKLTRQILVRDEVSPFTETPEQMVRRVCRGLGNKRNIVVINDEAHHCYRRKPDDEDGEKLKGDERKEAEKRDEEARIWISGLEAIKAKTGIRAIFDLSATPFFLRGSGFSEGTLFPWVVSDFSLIDAIESGIVKVPRVPVADDAMSGEMPTYRNLWIRIRDDLPKKGRRAGEYQSEPKLPAELEGALHSLYSNYEKYYKLWQNNVEAREKGQTPPVFIVVCNNTNVSKMVYDYIAGYEKPFSKDTFGVVPGALKIFSNEENSGWTSRPNTILIDSEQLETEGAMSAEFKKIAAIEIEEFKGEYKTRFPDRDADNLTDEDILREVMNTVGKPGKLGENVKCVVSVSMLTEGWDANTVTHILGVRAFGTQLLCEQVVGRGLRRRSYAVNPDGMFSPEYAEVYGVPFSFIPCSGSSVDPKPGPIPTRVRALDERLDRMIRFPRVIGYKYDLPLEKWTAKFTTDSHMALSAQDLPTKVEVDPIVGEKSLHTLDDLKKRRENEVAFCISKRFIDKYCKENGLEIPWVFPKILPIVKQWLKECLYCKDNTFPQMLLLATFSHNAADKIHNAIVRSTEGENRLKPLLRAYDPEGSTRYVDFDTIRPVFSTRADKCHISHVVADTETWEQKMAQSLEDMDEVISYVKNQNLGFTIPYILNGEEKLYFPDFIVRINDGHGQGDLLNLIIEVTGERKKEKVIKVEAAKTLWVPAINNHGGFGRWAFLEIADPWDAKNDIRRYINSIEEIV